One Chromatiales bacterium genomic window carries:
- a CDS encoding STAS domain-containing protein — MTATMSRLDDTGALVIVAPRRFDFSVHQQFRDAYRDSGGEGMRYRVDLGETEYMDSSALGMLLLLREHAGGDAAQVRLENVSEPVRKVLEIANFHRLFTLA; from the coding sequence CGCCACCATGAGCAGGCTGGACGATACCGGGGCACTGGTGATCGTCGCCCCGCGCCGCTTCGACTTTTCCGTACACCAGCAGTTTCGCGACGCCTACCGCGACAGCGGCGGTGAGGGCATGCGCTATCGCGTCGACCTGGGCGAGACCGAATACATGGACAGCTCGGCACTGGGCATGCTGCTGCTGCTGCGCGAGCATGCCGGCGGCGACGCCGCGCAGGTGCGCCTGGAGAATGTCTCCGAGCCGGTGCGCAAGGTGCTGGAGATCGCCAACTTCCACCGCCTGTTCACGCTGGCCTGA